In Pseudobythopirellula maris, the genomic stretch GGCGTCGCCACTGGATTCAGTGAGCCCGAGGACATCGTCGGCGTTGATCGCAACGGCGTCCGCGGCGTCTGGGTCGCCGAGACCGATGGCGGCGGCGACGACTTCTCGTTCTACCCGCTGGTCGGTGGCGCCGGATCCGGCGTTCCGGCGACCGCTACCACGATCGACAGCTTGGGCAACTCGCGCAGCCTCGACGACGACCCGGAGTTCGACACCGCCACGAACGACGGCGACCACGACTTCACGATCGCCGACGAGAACGGCAACCTGATCATCGGTGACTCGGGCTTCTTCGACACCGTGCCCGGTGGCGAGGCCGGCAGCGGCGGTCCCGCCGGCGAGCCGGCGTTCATCCGCCTGAACGTCGACAGCTACGGCGCCACCAACGTCACACTCGTGAGCGGTGACGCCTGGGACGACCTGGACGAGGTCGATGGCTTCGGTCCGGTCGGCTCGGATCGCGCCGGTGACGACCTCGATCCCCCCACGCAGCTCGAGGGCCCGCTCGGCTCGCTCACCAATACGTTTGGTGGCGGCACGGGACTGAGCAGCGATGACGACTCGAACGTCACCGACGGTCGTTTCGCCACCTACGACCCGGACTCCAAGGTGCTGTTCCTGTTCGACATCGACTCGGGCGGCCAGCCGGACGTGGTTGGTGACGTGATCGGCATCAACACCGAAACCGGCGAAATCGTTTACGAGGAGAGCAACGCCGCCAATCACTTCTTCATCGAGCACGGCATCCGTATGTTCCGTCGTGGCGATTCGGATGGTGACGGCGACGTTGACGCCGACGACATCGACGCGTTGGTCGCTGCGGCGGTCTCCAACGGCGGCACCTCGCTGAGCGAAGAAGAGTTCGACCTGACCAGCGACGACTTGGTGACCCTGGGCGCCGCTGCCGGCACGGACCACGCGACGCTCGTCCGAGACATCCTCGGCACCGAGTTCGGCGACGTGAACCTGGACGGCATCATCGACATCACCGACTACAGCACAGTGTCGGGCAACTTCGGCATGACCGGCGCTGGCTGGGCCGATGGCGAGATCACCGGCGACGGGATCATCGACATCACCGACGTGAGCCTCGTGTCGGGCAACTTCGGCTTCGACAACTCGGCCCTTCCGAGCGTCGCTGTCCCCGAGCCCGCCTCGGTGCTGCTGGTGCTGATGGGTTGCGCGGGTCTCCTGCGTCGCCGTCGCTGAGAGTGAAGAACGAGCGGGCCTTGGACGGCGATCGGGTCCAGGGCCCTTCGTTCTACCGAGTATTTTGAAGGGATCGGGCGGGGCGTCACGCCCGCTGTCACCCGAGTCCCATGACCTGCCCCCTGCGGGGCAAGAGCTGAGACGTGCGAAAATCTAGTCCACTTTTTATGTCATACGGAGAATAGTTGTGAAGAAATTTGGTCTCGCGATCGCCTTGATGGCGCTCGCCACGGCGGCTCAAGCCGCCACCTCGTTGACTGTGTTGGAGACGACTCCCGGCACTTACACCGTGAGCCTGGACACCGACTTGGAGTTCAACGGCTTCGCGGTCTACGTCAACGCCATCGACGACGGCGTTGTGGCGAACGGAGTGAACATCGTCGCCCCCAACCCGGCGTTCGGCGGACAGAAGTACATCTCGCAGTTCGTCCCGACCTTCTCGTTCCTCACCCCGCTCGGTTCGCCCTCGACCGACGGCCTGTTCGAGCCCGATCCGAACGGCGACATCGGCCTGTCGTACGGCGTCGGCAGCCCCGGAACCACGTTCGTTGGGCTGACGGCTCAGCCTTACATGCAGTTCGACCTCATCAGCGGCGCCGCCAACGTGTTCTTCCGCGTGCTGAACAACGGCGTCGACCTGGAAACGGACTCGGTCAACATCGGCGGCTCCGCCCCGGTGATCCCCGAGCCCACCATGATCGCCGTCTTCGGCGGCCTGCTGGGCGGCATGGGCCTGATCCGTCGTCGTCGCTGATTAAGACGGCGAGGTGGCGTGGGCGTCGCCCACCCACCAAGCCCGAGATAGCTATCGGCCCGCCCCGCTTTGCTGGAAAGCGGGGCGGGCCACTTGTATCGGCGGAGGAGCCTACGCACCGCGCGTGAGCCCCCACCCTATCGGTCCATGCGGCCGTACAAATCATCAGGTGAGCAAGATGCGAGGCGACAGGGCGGATCTCTTGCGGCGGTTCGCGCTCGCGCGTTTGGCGGTGTTGGTGTCCGCCGCGCTGGCGGGCGGCGCCGCCTCCGACGCCGCGGCCCAACTGCGTGTGGTCAACTACAACACGGCGACCGGCAATAGCTCGCCCGGCTACGCGGGACGCTCGACCGACTTCAACCGCGTGCTCGACTTCATCGGACGCGAAGAGATCAACGGGATCGCCAAGCCGATCGACGTGCTGATCTTACAGGAGCAATCCGACGCCGGGTCGGCCGCCTCGTTCGCGGCTGAATTGAACCTCATCTCCGGAACGTCGGACTATGTCGCCTGGTCGCAGAACCCGTTTGGCACCGACGGTCTCGACGCCGGGTTTGTTTACAACTCGGCGACCGTCACGCCGTTTCTAGAAGATTGGTTCGGCACCGGCAGCTCGCGGGCCACGGGTCGCATCGGCCTGAACCCGGTCGGCTATACCAATGCCGCGCTCTACATCTACAGCACCCACCACACGGCCGGCACGGGGGGCGGCGACTACGTCGAGCGTCGCAACGAGGCGTTCGACCTGCGGCTGATCACCGGCGACGGGCAGACCAACAGCGGGCCATCGGGAACCCCCTTCGGCGGCGACAGCCTGCCCGCCGACGCCAACATCATCTACGCGGGCGACTTCAATCAGCGCTCGAGCTACGAGGAGCCCAGCAGCGACCCGTACGCGTGGGCCTCGAATCCCTACCAGATCCTGCAGCTTGGGCCGTCTTCGGGATTCGGCGCCGGCGAGGCGGTCGATCCGATCGCGGCCCCGGGCAACTGGCACAACAACTTCTCCTTCGCCAGTATCCACACCCAGAGTCCCCACGACGGCAGCTTCGGTCTGGTGACCGGCGGCATGGACGACCGGTTCGACTTCCAGATGGTCTCTACCGAACTGAACGATGGCGAGGGCCTCAGCTACATCGGCCCTAACGCGGGCGATTCGCAGGCGACCGCCGAGTCGTACCACACGTTCGGCAATAACGGCACCAACTACAACCAAGCGGCGAGCTCCTCGAGCAACACGGGACTCGACTGGATCATCAGCCAGGGGGAAACGCTCCCCGGCATGACCTCGACCCAAACCCGCAACGCCGTGCGATCCTCGCTGGCGCGGGCTAGCGATCACTCCCCCGTGGTCGCCGACTACCAGCTGCCGGCCGTGCTCAGCGCGATCGCCGGCGCGGTCCCTCCGACGCTCGCGCTCGGTCAGGCGTTCGATCTCAACGTGGCCGTCAGCAACGCCGCCGCGGTGCTCACCAGCCTCGGAGCGGACGAGCTCGAGTACACGCTGAGCGTTTCCGGCGATCTCAACGGCGGGGCCGCGGGCAGCGACTCCGCCCTGGGGGGCGTGAACAACCACCTGGTGGCGTTGGACACGTCAACCGCCGGGGCGAAGCTGGGGACGATCACGGTGGCCACCGCCAGCCAATCCGCCGAGAACGCCTTGATCGAGATCCCCATCAGCTTCGACGTGATCGCCGCCTTGCTCGGTGACACCGACAGCGACGGCGACCTCGACGCCGACGACATCGACACGCTCTACGCCAACCTGGGCAGCGGCGACTCGCTCTTTGACCTCGACATGGACGGCGGGCTCGCCGACCAGCAAGACGTCGACACGCTCGTCCACACGATCTTGGGGACCGAGTACGGCGATCTCAACCTCGACAAACAGATCGACATCTACGACATCAGCACCGTTTCGGGGTCGTTCGGTCTGGGCGGCGGCTGGGCGGGTGGCGACATGAACGGCGACTCGGTGATCGACATCGGGGACTACAGCACGGTTTCGGGGAACTTTGGCTTCGTGGCCAGCTCGAATGCGGTGAGCGTCCCCGAGCCGGATCTGGCCCTGCTTCTGTTGCTAGGGATTGGCATTACAAGCGGCTCCGCCGCCGCTTCCCGACGCCTCTAGCTCGTCACCCTGTTAGCGGCACGCGGTTTGATTTTCTTGGATCGACAACCACTCAGCTTAATCTTGGACAGGAAGATAAAATGGTAAGAAGAATGATCACGGGCATGGCTCTGAAGGCGGCGTTGCTCGCGGCTAGCGTTCAAGGCCTCGCCTCGTTGACCCCCGCGATGGCCGAGAGCTCGATCTACGCCACCGAAGGGCCGATCGGCACGTACTCTTTGTATCTGTCCACCGATGAAGTCTTCAACGGCATGGCCGTGTACGTGACGGCTCTGGACGAGGGCTCCGTGGCGAACGGCGTCAATATCATCCCGCCCAATCCGAGTTTTGGCGGCGCGAAATACATTTCGCAGACCACGCCGTCCTTCAGCTTCCTGACCCCCCTCGGGATGTCCTCGACCGATGGCGTTTTCGAGCCCGATCCGAACGGCGACATCGGTCTGTCCTACGCCACGGGCACCCCGGGCACCACCTACTCGGGCCTGTCGGACCAGCCCTACCTGCGGTTCGATCTGCTCAGCGGCGATGCCGAGGTCCGTTTCCGTGTCCTCGACGTCGGCATCGACCTGTACGACATGACGTTCAGCCTCTCGTCGATCGTCGAGGGGGGGACCCCCGTCACTGGCGACTACGACGGCAACGGCCTTGTCGAGACCGCCGACTATGACAAGTGGGTGCTCGACTTCGGCAACAGCGTCACCGTGGGCTCCGGCGCCGACGGCAACTCGAACGGCGTGATCGACGCCGCCGACTTCACGGTCTGGCGTGACAACTACGCTCCGCTCGCCTCGGCCGGCAGCGCGGTCCCCGAGCCGGCCTCGCTGGGGCTCACGCTCGTCGCGCTGGCGGGCGCCTGCGCTCGCTTCCGCAAGCAGTAAGCCCGCGGGTGAATGAAAGTACGAGCGGGCGTTCACGCCAACGCGGCGTGAACGCCCGTTTTCTTGACCGATCCGACCCCTCCAACCGTTCGCCCCGATTCGTGCTACGCCGCGTTGCCTCGCACGCCGCGGGCCTAGCGTCGTCGCACGTCATCGGCGAGCGTCAGAAAAAAAGCATGCGTCCATCGAGTCCGCGTCTCGCTTTCACTTTGGTCGAACTGCTGGTCGTCATCGCGATCATTGGCATCCTCGTGGCGTTGCTGCTGCCGGCGGTTCAGTCGGCGCGAGAATCGGCTCGCCGCACACAGTGCGTTAGCCGAATGCGACAGATGCAGCTTGCTTGCGCCAATTACGAGTCGGCGAGACGATACTTTCCGGCTGGAAGGCTCTTCCCCGATTACACTCGCAACGGCCAGCCATACGGCAATAGCGCTACTTCCTACACCATCCGCCCAGGCGGACAACAAACGATTGGCGGCATCTCGGTTCACCTACGGGTGCTCAACGAACTCGAGAATGGCCCGCTGGCCGATGCGATTGATTCGATCGAACCTTTCGGCTACCGAGTGAATCGCTTTCCCCAACTATTCGCAATCTTGCAAGCGACCGGTGGGTTCTTTCTCTGCCCCACCGACCCGACGGCGAATGGGCCGGTGCTGAGCGAAAACAACTACCGCTACAACTTTGGTGGCGACACCCCCTACGCCGGAACTTGCAGTCCCACCGATACGGTTACCAACGAGAGCGGTGAGGACCCTCTTGGCCGCTCTTGCGGAGGGAACGGGGCGTTCACGATCGGTTTTAAGGGCCTCAAGCACGGCCGGTTCACCGACGGTGTTTCAAAGACCGCCTTCTGGTCGGAACGCTTCCGGGGCAGTGGCAACGAAGAGAACGCCGGCGATCCGCAAGTCGACTACGCTCGCGGCCCGATTCCGCAGTCCAGTGGGGGATCTTACTCTACCCCCGGCGGCTCTGTAGGAGGACTGACCGCGGACGAGGTGCTAGAGTTCTGCCGCACGCAAGCCGCGACTGCTGCCAGCTGGTTCACGACGATGGGCCGTGAGGTGAAACTCCAGCAGAATAGCGACCTCTATTCCAATGGCTGGCCGTTCGGAATGTACATCGCAACGCAGTACAACCACGTTGCTCCTCCCAACGCCCCCTTCCCCGATTGCGGTCAATTCAACATACCCGACAGGCCGTTTGAGCCAGGCGTCGTATCCGCCAGGAGCTGGCATCCGGGCGTCGTCAACGTGGTGTTTGGCGATGGGCACCATCAAGCGATTACGGACAATATCGATTTACAGGTCTGGCGGGCCATGGGCACTCGCAACGGAGAAGACCAGTAAACAGCTCGAACCCCGATCGATCGCTCGCGGCGTTCCCCATGACGCGGCGTATGGAAGGCGTGGGGCAAACTTTTTCAGGAGAGGAGAGCGGTTGAAAACCAAACTAGCGTTAGGCGGTCTCGCGGTTCTGGTTTGCGTGCTGCTCGCGGGGCTCTCGCCGACCGCGGCGTCGGACCTTCGGTTGCCCGCCGGCGGGGTGAACCTGGCCCCGTACCGCTATTGGACGGGCGCGTACCCCTTTGTCGACACCGCCAAGATGGGCTCTGCGTGGATCTCGACGACCGCCGGCTCGAACGTCTGGAACGACGGCAGGGCGGTCCCGCTCGGGGCGTACGGCTACCCCAGCCAACTGGCGGCGGACCAGGTCGCCCGCAGCCTGGTTTTCACGCACAACGGACGGCATTACCCGCTGGGCGCCTACCGGCTCCGTTGGTCGGGTGACGGCGAGGTCGAGCTCAGCGGCAGCGGCGCGGCGCTGCTCTCGTCGGACCCCATCGCACAAACGGCCACGTACGATGTGACGCAAACCAACTCGAACGGGTTGTTCCTCGATATCCGTCGCACCAATCCCGCCGACCCGGTGCGCGACATCAGCCTGCTGGCGCCGGAGCCGAACCCCTCTGGAAGTACGATCAACGCGCGATACGCCGCCGACTTGCGCAGCTACGGCGTGCTCCGCATGATGGATTGGAACGGCGTGAACAACAGCACGCAATCAGACTGGTCGCATAGAACTCACCGCGACGACGCGCACTGGGGCACAAGCAACGGTGTGCCCTACGAGGCCCAGATCGAGGTGTGCAACGCCATGGGGCAAGACCTGTGGCTCAACGTGCCGCACGCCGCGAGCGACGCCTACGTCGAAGAGCTCGCCGCGTTGGTTGATGAGCAGTTGGCGACGGGCTTGCGTGTGTGGGTCGAGTATTCCAACGAGGTTTGGAACGCCACCTTCGACCAACACGCCTACGCCCGTGACGTTCTTCGGGCTCGCTTCGACGTCGACTCAACGCCAACGGCGTACGGCCGTCGCAGCGCCGAAATCTTTGAATTGTTCGCCGACGAGATCGACGAGCAAGACCGCCTGGTGCGTGTGCTGGGCGGGCAAACGGGCAACCCCTGGGTGCTCGAGAAGGCGATCGAGGGCGCCACGGTCGGCGGGGTGTTGCAGGCCGACGCCGCCGCGGTCACGGCCTACTTCGGCGCCGACCGCGACGCGCTCTACGCCAGCTATCTGGCGGGAGAAGCGGACGTCGAGAGCGCCGCACGGCTTCTCAAGGACGGCGTCGACGCCAACTCGCCGAAGTGGCGAGCCAACCACGATCTGGCCGAAGCGGCCGGCTTGCCTCTGATCGCTTACGAAGCGGGTCAGCACCTGCTGGCCGCCCCCGGCGACCAGCACAACGACGCCGGCTACGTGGCGTTTCTGCAAGAAGTGAACCGCGACCCGGTGATGGGCGAGCTGTACGAGTACATGCACCAACGATGGAAGCAAGAAGGCGGGCAGACCATCGTTTTCTTCAACGACTACGGCAAGTGGGACAAATGGGGCTCGTGGGGCCTGAAAGAAAACGTCGACGACGTCGACTCGCCCAAGCACCTCGCGGTGCAGGCGATCCTGGCCTGGGAGGCGGCGAGCGGGGGAGACCTCAACAACGACGGCAGCATCGGGCTGCCCGACCTCGACCTGCTGCACGCGGGATACGGCACGGTCTACGGGCTGCACGAGTTCAGTTTGATCTCACACCACTTTGGCTTGAGCCAACCGATAGTCGATTTCCCCTGGGGGCAAGCGGCTACGAGTGTCCCGGAACCACGAGCGATCGCCACCGCCGGCGGCATGGTTGGCGTGGCGTTGGGAGCTCGCCGACGCAGGGGCCGGTCGCTACGCCACGACACTCGCGCGATTTGAGCTACGACCGCTCGCAGGTGGCCATCGCGGGTTGCTCGTAAGACGCGTTGCCGTGAGGCCCGGGGCGGTCGGGCCCTGGATGGTCGGGCATCGGTCGGTCGGGACGCGGCGCCCGCCCCGCCGCCTCGAGGAACAGCTCCAAGAGCCGCTCGGCCTGGCGGTCGGGATGGTGCAATCGCAAGACGCGTCCCCTGCCTTCGAGCCCCATCTCGCGACGCCTTTCAGGGGGGGTGCGAAGCGCCCGACGCATCGCCCCGGCGAAGAGCTGAGGCGATCCCGCCGGGGCGAGCCAGCCGTTCACGCCGTCTTCGACGAGTTCGGGAACTCCGGCGATGGCGGTTGTCACGACCGGCCGCGCCATTGCTAAGGCCTCCATGAGGACCACCGGCAGCCCCTCGGCAAAGCTAGGGATGACGAAGGCGTCGGCCGCGGCGAGCGCGTCGCGCACCTCGGACGACGAGCGCCAGCCATCGAGCACCACGCAATCGCCGAGGCCGAGCCGCTTAATCTCCCGTTCGATGTGGGGACGTATCGGCCCGTCGCCAATCAACCGCAGCCGGAACCTCTCGTCCGTCGCCCACAGCTCGGCGGCCGCTTGGACCAGCAAGACCTGGCCCTTCTCACCGCAAAGCCGGCCGACGCTGACCAGCTCGGGCGTGCCGCTCGGTTCGGGGGCGGGGGGCGGCTCTTCGAGGAACTCCTTCTGCACCGAGCAGCGGACCAATCGCAGCTTCTCCCACGCCTGCTGCGGCGAGAAGATCATGCATTGGCTCGTGCAGAAGTGCGAGATGCAAACCGTCATCGCCGAAGCGGTAATCTTCTCGGCGAGCCGCCACTTCTCTGGGGCGAAGAAGATGTACGGGCCGTGGACCGTCATGCTGAAGCCGATGCCGGCCAGCTCGGCGGCGAGCATGGCGACATTCGCCGAGTTCTCGGCGAGGTGGTTGTGCAGGTGCTCGATCCGCAGCTGGCGAAGGCGACCTGCCAGCCAAGCGGCCTCGGCGAGATAGACGCCCTGCTTGAGCAGCGCCGCTACGCCCGGCGCGCGAGTCCGCCAGGCGGTCCTCGCCCCGCGGAGCATGCGGCCGGGGCGGCGCACCGCGAGTCCCAACGCAGCCGCGAGCAGTGTGAGCGGGCTCCGCTGCAGCACGTACTCTGTTTGGCGGCGGTGCGACTCGACGGCCGCGTCGGCGAACGGCGGCTCGGGCGGCTTGCGGATCGAGAACGTTTGGACCTCGCACCCCAATTCTCGCAGGCCGTCGACTTCGTTGCGGATGAACGTGTCGCTGGGCCGGCCGTAAGCGCTCGTCAGGTAAGCCAGGCGGAGCGGCTCAGGCATGCGCGGCCTCCGACAACTCGGCGCTTCGGCGTGCAATGGCGGGAGCCGAACGCTCCGAGGGTGTTCTCTCTGCAGGGGCTTTGCGCTCGGCAACGGGAGCCTCCACCGACGCCACGTCGACGTTATTCTCTGCGTCCTTCGCCACACAGCGATCCCAAGCCTCGGCGAACCCCCAACGCGGCGCCCATCCGAGCGTTTCTTTCAGGCGGTCGTTTGGAAATCGGTGCGGCGCGAAACGTGCGCGAGATCGCAAGGGCATCAGCACGCCCGGCAGCTTGCCGCCGCTCGGGAAGAGCGAGCGGCTGACTAAGGTCGCCGCGAGCCCCATGGCCATCACCGCGGCGTAAGGCGCGGGGACCCCAAGCTTCTTGATTCCGAGCCGGCGGCGCAACTCCGCGGCGTACCGCCACGCCGACACCCGCTCGTCGTCGATCACGTTGAGTGTGGCGCCAACGGCGTCGTCCCGGTCGAGGGCGAGAGCGAAGGCGTCGGCGCAATTCTCCACGTAAGTGATGGGCGTCTCACGCAGCGGGCCAAAGATCACGTCCAAGGGGCCCAACTCTTGGCCGATGCACGCGAGGCGCTCTTTGCCAGCGCCCCAGATGAACCCGGGCCGCAAGACCGTCAGCCGGGCGTCGTTCGCTTCGGCCCAACGGCGGACGACCCGCTCTTGCCAGGTCTTGGCGATGGCGTAGCCGTCGCGCTGGTAAAGGCGGTCCGATTCGAGCGGCGTCGTCTCGTCGAGGCTTCGCCGTGCGGCGCGCCAGTCGTAAACTGAGAACGAGCTGCAATGCACGAGACGATAGACGCCGGCAGCGGCCATCGCCGCCAGCAGGTTCTCGGTCCCGACCACGGTGTTGTGGAACTGCGTCTCCTCGTCGCCCACGACACACGCCGCCAGGTGGACAACCGCGTCGACGCCTTCCAGGGCGGCGGCGAGAGTGCGAGGGAGACGCAGATCGCCGGCAGCGACTTCGGCGCCTTCGATACGCACAGCGCTGGCGCGCGACGGACGCACCAGGACCACCACGCTGTGGCCCCGGGCGAGGATCGATCGGACCACGTGGCGCCCCAGGAAGCCGGAGCCGCCGGTCACGAGGACACGCATACTTCGCCTCCTGCTTGGGAGAGCTCGGCCACCAAGCGGTTTACGCTGCGGATGTGACTCGGGCTGATGGGGGGCGCCTTGCCCGCTTCAAGACTCTCGTAAGCGCCGGCGATCAATCGCCACAACCCCTCGTAGGCGCCCGGCCCGCCGCTGAGCTTGCGGCTGAGGCTGCGTCCCGCGTTGCGCACTTCTTGCGCGCCGCGCGACAGCGAGCCGCGGATCGGCGACAAGGGGTTGGGGCTCTCGCCGCACTCGGTGACCGTGAGACCTTTTTCGAACAGATTGGCATCCACCACCAACCGGCTGCCGTGAACGCGCAAGCGGAACTCGTCGGGCTGGGCGTAGGCGTCGAACGCCAAGGTCGCCACACACGCCTCGCCGTCGATGGTCGCCACAAGGCTGTCGATCGAGGGCGAGCTGTCGTTGCGGCGCCGGCACGAGACGCCGTCCGCCACGCCGCGGCCGGCGAACGCGTGGGCGAGGTACGCCATGTGGGTGATAAAGTCGCTCACGGCGCCGAGCGGCTCGCCGGTCGCCGGGTGCGGGGCGTCGGCGTCGAGGTAGGGGCTGCCCGGGCCGAACACGCCGAGGTGGAGCCGCACCTCCACACGCCGCAGCTCGCCCATCCGTCCGCTCGCGGCTAGGCGCCGCATCGCTTGCACGTCGTCGTTGAACAGGTAGTTGTAGTCTTCGATCACCCAGCGGCCGGCCTCCTCCGCCTCGTCGAGGATTTGCTCGAGCTCGGTCTCGTCGGTCGCGATCGGTTTCTCGATCAACACGTTGGCCCCGCTGCGCAAGCAATCGGTTCCGATGCGGCAGTGGGTGCGGGCCGGCGTGGTGACGTGCGCCACGTCGGGACGCGTTTGCGCGAGCATCTCGCGGTGGTCGGTGAACCACCCGGAGACGCCGAATCGCTCGCTCGCCGCTTCGGCCTTGGCGGGCGACAGGTCGCAAACGCCAACCACTTCAACGTTGCGACACTTCTGCAGCGCGGC encodes the following:
- a CDS encoding PEP-CTERM sorting domain-containing protein (PEP-CTERM proteins occur, often in large numbers, in the proteomes of bacteria that also encode an exosortase, a predicted intramembrane cysteine proteinase. The presence of a PEP-CTERM domain at a protein's C-terminus predicts cleavage within the sorting domain, followed by covalent anchoring to some some component of the (usually Gram-negative) cell surface. Many PEP-CTERM proteins exhibit an unusual sequence composition that includes large numbers of potential glycosylation sites. Expression of one such protein has been shown restore the ability of a bacterium to form floc, a type of biofilm.) — encoded protein: MLDGTQNFGSTRRSLNFYDVTSITGDGASNPSNVFNQTPLFSVWGGYEDSIGSNFEDPDTFAVNPFNGNVYLMAFDSGPAGVVDSAGDTQGDLDLYEIDYQLILNDFETNSRTPGTMYAPAVGPDGAINPQHPDHFGTTINLADASTKIGEVGRTQGTSFFDRDLLFFDPQTLAYVDNEQDGSDTAAQDHELRIISRISKSNGAAVVDASDSDSILGGYNAQTTESWGTDRVGVLNMDFVGGVATGFSEPEDIVGVDRNGVRGVWVAETDGGGDDFSFYPLVGGAGSGVPATATTIDSLGNSRSLDDDPEFDTATNDGDHDFTIADENGNLIIGDSGFFDTVPGGEAGSGGPAGEPAFIRLNVDSYGATNVTLVSGDAWDDLDEVDGFGPVGSDRAGDDLDPPTQLEGPLGSLTNTFGGGTGLSSDDDSNVTDGRFATYDPDSKVLFLFDIDSGGQPDVVGDVIGINTETGEIVYEESNAANHFFIEHGIRMFRRGDSDGDGDVDADDIDALVAAAVSNGGTSLSEEEFDLTSDDLVTLGAAAGTDHATLVRDILGTEFGDVNLDGIIDITDYSTVSGNFGMTGAGWADGEITGDGIIDITDVSLVSGNFGFDNSALPSVAVPEPASVLLVLMGCAGLLRRRR
- a CDS encoding PEP-CTERM sorting domain-containing protein (PEP-CTERM proteins occur, often in large numbers, in the proteomes of bacteria that also encode an exosortase, a predicted intramembrane cysteine proteinase. The presence of a PEP-CTERM domain at a protein's C-terminus predicts cleavage within the sorting domain, followed by covalent anchoring to some some component of the (usually Gram-negative) cell surface. Many PEP-CTERM proteins exhibit an unusual sequence composition that includes large numbers of potential glycosylation sites. Expression of one such protein has been shown restore the ability of a bacterium to form floc, a type of biofilm.) gives rise to the protein MKKFGLAIALMALATAAQAATSLTVLETTPGTYTVSLDTDLEFNGFAVYVNAIDDGVVANGVNIVAPNPAFGGQKYISQFVPTFSFLTPLGSPSTDGLFEPDPNGDIGLSYGVGSPGTTFVGLTAQPYMQFDLISGAANVFFRVLNNGVDLETDSVNIGGSAPVIPEPTMIAVFGGLLGGMGLIRRRR
- a CDS encoding PEP-CTERM sorting domain-containing protein; the protein is MVRRMITGMALKAALLAASVQGLASLTPAMAESSIYATEGPIGTYSLYLSTDEVFNGMAVYVTALDEGSVANGVNIIPPNPSFGGAKYISQTTPSFSFLTPLGMSSTDGVFEPDPNGDIGLSYATGTPGTTYSGLSDQPYLRFDLLSGDAEVRFRVLDVGIDLYDMTFSLSSIVEGGTPVTGDYDGNGLVETADYDKWVLDFGNSVTVGSGADGNSNGVIDAADFTVWRDNYAPLASAGSAVPEPASLGLTLVALAGACARFRKQ
- a CDS encoding DUF1559 family PulG-like putative transporter — translated: MRPSSPRLAFTLVELLVVIAIIGILVALLLPAVQSARESARRTQCVSRMRQMQLACANYESARRYFPAGRLFPDYTRNGQPYGNSATSYTIRPGGQQTIGGISVHLRVLNELENGPLADAIDSIEPFGYRVNRFPQLFAILQATGGFFLCPTDPTANGPVLSENNYRYNFGGDTPYAGTCSPTDTVTNESGEDPLGRSCGGNGAFTIGFKGLKHGRFTDGVSKTAFWSERFRGSGNEENAGDPQVDYARGPIPQSSGGSYSTPGGSVGGLTADEVLEFCRTQAATAASWFTTMGREVKLQQNSDLYSNGWPFGMYIATQYNHVAPPNAPFPDCGQFNIPDRPFEPGVVSARSWHPGVVNVVFGDGHHQAITDNIDLQVWRAMGTRNGEDQ
- a CDS encoding glycosyltransferase family 4 protein is translated as MPEPLRLAYLTSAYGRPSDTFIRNEVDGLRELGCEVQTFSIRKPPEPPFADAAVESHRRQTEYVLQRSPLTLLAAALGLAVRRPGRMLRGARTAWRTRAPGVAALLKQGVYLAEAAWLAGRLRQLRIEHLHNHLAENSANVAMLAAELAGIGFSMTVHGPYIFFAPEKWRLAEKITASAMTVCISHFCTSQCMIFSPQQAWEKLRLVRCSVQKEFLEEPPPAPEPSGTPELVSVGRLCGEKGQVLLVQAAAELWATDERFRLRLIGDGPIRPHIEREIKRLGLGDCVVLDGWRSSSEVRDALAAADAFVIPSFAEGLPVVLMEALAMARPVVTTAIAGVPELVEDGVNGWLAPAGSPQLFAGAMRRALRTPPERRREMGLEGRGRVLRLHHPDRQAERLLELFLEAAGRAPRPDRPMPDHPGPDRPGPHGNASYEQPAMATCERS
- a CDS encoding NAD-dependent epimerase/dehydratase family protein, producing MRVLVTGGSGFLGRHVVRSILARGHSVVVLVRPSRASAVRIEGAEVAAGDLRLPRTLAAALEGVDAVVHLAACVVGDEETQFHNTVVGTENLLAAMAAAGVYRLVHCSSFSVYDWRAARRSLDETTPLESDRLYQRDGYAIAKTWQERVVRRWAEANDARLTVLRPGFIWGAGKERLACIGQELGPLDVIFGPLRETPITYVENCADAFALALDRDDAVGATLNVIDDERVSAWRYAAELRRRLGIKKLGVPAPYAAVMAMGLAATLVSRSLFPSGGKLPGVLMPLRSRARFAPHRFPNDRLKETLGWAPRWGFAEAWDRCVAKDAENNVDVASVEAPVAERKAPAERTPSERSAPAIARRSAELSEAAHA
- a CDS encoding Gfo/Idh/MocA family protein; the encoded protein is MRAVVIGAGLIAKQHLAALQKCRNVEVVGVCDLSPAKAEAASERFGVSGWFTDHREMLAQTRPDVAHVTTPARTHCRIGTDCLRSGANVLIEKPIATDETELEQILDEAEEAGRWVIEDYNYLFNDDVQAMRRLAASGRMGELRRVEVRLHLGVFGPGSPYLDADAPHPATGEPLGAVSDFITHMAYLAHAFAGRGVADGVSCRRRNDSSPSIDSLVATIDGEACVATLAFDAYAQPDEFRLRVHGSRLVVDANLFEKGLTVTECGESPNPLSPIRGSLSRGAQEVRNAGRSLSRKLSGGPGAYEGLWRLIAGAYESLEAGKAPPISPSHIRSVNRLVAELSQAGGEVCVSS